A window of Nocardia arthritidis genomic DNA:
CCAGCGGCGCGAGCGGTTTGTCGTGGCCGGGCACCCGGAACAGGTAGCCGACGATGCCGTGCGCGCCGGGCGGGACGCCGACGCCGAACGAGGCCAGGCTGGTCGCGGTGGTGCTGGGGAAGCCCGCGGTCATGGTGGCGGGTGCGAGGCCGGACAGGAACGGCGCCGCGGCCGGATGCGCGGCCAGCGCGTCGGCGCCGAGCCCGTCCACCAGCAGCACGCAGATCCGGCGCGCGGTCAGTCCGAGACCGAGCCGGTCGGTTTCACCGGGCACGCCGAGGCAGGCCAGCAGGGACGGCAGCAGATCCGCGAGTGACCCGGTGCCGTAGCGGGGCGCGACGAACACGTGCGCAAGATATCAGTCCGGGCGACGGCGGGTGGGATGTGTTCAGGCCTGGCCGGTTTCGAATCGGCTGATCTTGCCGTCGCGCACGGTGAACCGCCAGGCGGTGCGCATGGAACCCCAGCGTGAGTTGGTGTAGTCGGCGACGAGTTCGGTGCCGCCGGGGCCGACGGATTCGACGTTCATCCGGCCGTTGGCGCCGAAGATCTCCGAATCGGTCCATTGGGCGAGGTTGCGTTCGACGCCGTCGTCGGACATGGTGGCGTCGTCGGTGAGCGTGGCGAAGAAGCGGTCCGGATCGTTCTGGTTGAGCGCTTCGACGAACTCCTGCACCGCGGGATCTAGCTGTGTGGCCATCGGTTAACCCTCTCGTATCTGGTGAAACGACATCGGGCGACATGCAGCGAACACTCGGCGACCACTCTATTGCACAGTTGGTCACCCGGCCTGTTTTGCCGTCACGGCGCGGCTTTCGGTACGACCGCGAGGAATTGGGTTTCCGGCCTTGTCCGGACGGTGACGTCACTGGGACGTGGCGGGATGGCGTGGCTCGGGGTAGAACGGCGGCATGACTGTGCGGTCGTTCCGGTTCGGCGTGAATATGACGGTGCCCGACTCGCGGGCCCGGTGGATCGAAAAGTGCCGTAGGGCCGAGGAATTGGGTTACGACGTGATCGGTGTCGCCGATCATCTGGGGATGGCGCCGCCGTTTCCGGCGATGATCCTGGCGGCGGAGGCGACCGAGCGGGTGCGTTTGACGACGTTCGTGCTGAATGTGCCTTTCTACAATCCGGTGCTGCTGGCGCGGGACGTGGCGGGTGCGGACCTGTTCACCGACGGCCGGGTCGAACTGGGTTTGGGTGCCGGATATGTGAAGGCCGAATTCGACGCGGCGGGTATCGCGTTCGAATCGGGGCGGCGGCGGGTCGAACAACTCGCCGAGACGGTGGTGACGCTGCGGAAGTCGTTCGCGGGCGAGGGTTTCCAGCCGCATCCGGTGCAGCCCGGCGGCCCGCCGCTGCTGATCGCGGGCTGGGGTGAGCGGCTGCTGCGGCTGGCCGCCGAGCACGCCGACATCATCGGATTCACCGGCGCGGCCAGCGCCGCGGACGGCCACGGCCTGCGCATCGCGGGCCCGACGGAGTTCGATGCACGCATCGCATATCTGCGCGGGCTGCTCGGCGGACGCGATGTCGAGCTGAATGTGCTTGTGCAGCGGGTGATGACGCGGGACGAACAGCAGGAGTTGCTGCGCCAGCACGCCGCGCTGCTGCCCGCGGAACTGGTCGAGCATCCGGGTGAGTCACCGATCTTCCTCACCGGCTCCCCGGCCGAAATCGCGGAACGGGTGCGTGGACATCGGGAACGGTTCGGGTTCAGCTACCTCACGGTCCTCGAGGACAGCATGGAACGATTCGCGCCGGTGATCGAACTGCTGCGATGACGTCACAGTGACGTCGGCCGGGGTATAGAGGACACGTGACGGTAGCGCGTGATTTCCGGTTCGGCGTGACGATGGTGGTCTCCGAATCGCGGTCGCGGTGGCGGGAGAAGTGCCGCCGGGCCGAGGAATTGGG
This region includes:
- a CDS encoding TIGR03621 family F420-dependent LLM class oxidoreductase, producing the protein MTVRSFRFGVNMTVPDSRARWIEKCRRAEELGYDVIGVADHLGMAPPFPAMILAAEATERVRLTTFVLNVPFYNPVLLARDVAGADLFTDGRVELGLGAGYVKAEFDAAGIAFESGRRRVEQLAETVVTLRKSFAGEGFQPHPVQPGGPPLLIAGWGERLLRLAAEHADIIGFTGAASAADGHGLRIAGPTEFDARIAYLRGLLGGRDVELNVLVQRVMTRDEQQELLRQHAALLPAELVEHPGESPIFLTGSPAEIAERVRGHRERFGFSYLTVLEDSMERFAPVIELLR
- a CDS encoding nuclear transport factor 2 family protein, with the translated sequence MATQLDPAVQEFVEALNQNDPDRFFATLTDDATMSDDGVERNLAQWTDSEIFGANGRMNVESVGPGGTELVADYTNSRWGSMRTAWRFTVRDGKISRFETGQA